The following are encoded together in the Streptomyces sp. NBC_00358 genome:
- a CDS encoding glycosyltransferase family 2 protein produces MKPVTTFPVPDPDVDLVLPCLNEAGALPWVLSRIPPGWRALVVDNGSTDGSAELARALGATVVREERRGFGAACHAGLTAATADIVCFCDCDGSLDPALLLPFVAEVRAGESDLVLGRRRPRERGAWPAHARAGNIALARMLRRRTGLRLHDLGPLRAARREALLGLGLTDRRSGYPLQMVVRAADAGWRVAEHDVPYLARTGVSKVTGTWRGTWQAVRDMRRVLAEPPAPVAAPVPAPVQAPDGTPVQAPARTGVRTGVQVPAPAPSPAPSAASTLAPSRGGTVQ; encoded by the coding sequence GTGAAGCCCGTGACGACCTTCCCCGTACCTGACCCGGACGTCGACCTGGTCCTTCCCTGTCTGAACGAGGCCGGCGCCCTGCCCTGGGTGCTCTCCCGGATCCCGCCCGGCTGGCGCGCGCTCGTCGTGGACAACGGTTCCACGGACGGCTCCGCGGAACTGGCCCGCGCGCTCGGCGCGACCGTCGTGCGCGAGGAGCGCCGCGGATTCGGCGCCGCCTGCCACGCCGGGCTGACCGCCGCCACCGCGGACATCGTCTGCTTCTGCGACTGCGACGGCTCCCTCGACCCGGCGCTGCTCCTGCCGTTCGTCGCCGAGGTCCGGGCCGGTGAGTCCGACCTGGTGCTCGGCCGACGCCGTCCGCGGGAGCGCGGCGCCTGGCCGGCGCACGCCCGTGCGGGCAACATCGCGCTGGCCCGGATGCTCCGGCGCCGCACCGGGCTGCGCCTGCACGACCTCGGTCCGCTGCGCGCGGCCCGCCGCGAGGCGCTGCTCGGCCTCGGGCTCACCGACCGGCGCAGCGGCTATCCGCTCCAGATGGTCGTCCGTGCCGCCGACGCCGGGTGGCGCGTCGCCGAGCACGACGTGCCGTATCTGGCGCGCACCGGCGTCTCCAAGGTCACCGGCACCTGGCGCGGTACCTGGCAGGCGGTACGGGACATGCGCCGCGTCCTGGCCGAACCGCCCGCGCCGGTGGCGGCCCCCGTCCCCGCCCCCGTCCAGGCCCCGGACGGCACCCCGGTCCAGGCCCCGGCCCGAACCGGAGTCCGGACCGGAGTTCAGGTCCCCGCCCCGGCGCCGTCCCCGGCTCCGTCCGCGGCGTCGACCCTCGCACCGTCCCGAGGAGGAACCGTCCAGTGA
- a CDS encoding NAD-dependent epimerase/dehydratase family protein, with translation MRVLVTGGAGFIGGQVVSALRARGHDAVVFDLRDGQDVRDADAVAGALNGVDAVCHQAAMVGLGTGFGDAVEYVSRNDLGTAVLLAGMADAGVRRLVLAGSMVVYGEGRYTCEWHGVVRPGPRTVADLDAGHYEPRCPRCGEELTPGLVGEDAPADPRNVYATTKLAQEHLAAAWARSTDGTAVSLRYHNVYGPGMPRDTPYAGVASFFRSALARGEAPRVFEDGGQRRDFVHVGDVAAANVAALEASSPDGALTVYNTGSGEPRTVGEMARALADAYGGPEPVVTGEYRLGDVRHITADSARLRAELGWKAEIAFTEGMREFATAPLRGE, from the coding sequence ATGCGTGTACTGGTTACCGGCGGAGCCGGGTTCATCGGAGGTCAGGTCGTCTCGGCGCTGCGCGCGCGGGGGCACGACGCGGTCGTGTTCGACCTGCGGGACGGGCAGGACGTGCGGGACGCCGACGCCGTCGCGGGCGCGCTGAACGGCGTGGACGCGGTGTGCCATCAGGCCGCGATGGTGGGCCTCGGGACCGGGTTCGGCGACGCGGTCGAATACGTGTCGCGCAACGACCTCGGTACGGCCGTGCTGCTCGCCGGGATGGCCGACGCGGGCGTACGACGGCTCGTGCTCGCGGGGTCGATGGTCGTCTACGGGGAGGGGCGGTACACGTGCGAGTGGCACGGGGTGGTGCGGCCGGGGCCGCGGACCGTCGCCGATCTGGACGCGGGGCACTACGAGCCGCGCTGCCCGCGCTGCGGTGAGGAGTTGACGCCGGGCCTGGTGGGCGAGGACGCGCCGGCCGACCCACGCAATGTGTACGCGACGACCAAACTGGCCCAGGAGCATCTCGCGGCGGCGTGGGCCCGGTCGACGGACGGCACCGCGGTGTCGCTGCGCTATCACAACGTCTACGGTCCCGGGATGCCCCGCGACACCCCGTACGCGGGCGTCGCCTCCTTCTTCCGGTCCGCGCTCGCCCGCGGTGAGGCCCCGCGCGTCTTCGAGGACGGCGGCCAGCGACGGGACTTCGTCCACGTGGGCGATGTGGCGGCTGCCAACGTGGCCGCGCTGGAGGCGAGTTCGCCGGACGGCGCCCTCACCGTCTACAACACCGGCAGCGGCGAGCCCCGTACGGTCGGCGAGATGGCGCGCGCGCTGGCGGACGCGTACGGCGGCCCCGAGCCGGTCGTGACCGGGGAGTACCGGCTGGGGGACGTACGGCACATCACCGCGGACTCGGCGCGGCTGCGGGCCGAGCTGGGGTGGAAGGCGGAGATCGCCTTCACCGAGGGAATGCGGGAGTTCGCGACGGCACCGCTGCGCGGGGAGTAG
- a CDS encoding response regulator transcription factor — MDDDPTVAEVVSGYLDRAGYLVDRAADGPAALTRAAEHRPDLVVLDLMLPGMDGLEVCRRLRAQGPVPVIMLTARGDEDDRILGLEVGADDYVTKPFSPRELVLRVESVLRRSRPVAAARPLCAAGLGIDPSARRATKNGAELALTLREFDLLAFFLRHPGRAYAREDLMREVWGWDFGDLSTVTVHVRRLRGKVEDDPARPRLIQTVWGVGYRFDDTAAAALPTAGPSHPVPGRTPEEEARS, encoded by the coding sequence GTGGACGACGACCCGACCGTGGCCGAGGTCGTCTCCGGGTACCTCGACCGCGCCGGGTACCTCGTGGACCGCGCCGCGGACGGTCCCGCCGCGCTCACCCGCGCCGCCGAGCACCGGCCCGACCTGGTGGTGCTCGATCTGATGCTGCCGGGCATGGACGGCCTGGAGGTGTGCCGCCGACTGCGCGCCCAGGGGCCCGTGCCGGTCATCATGCTCACCGCGCGCGGCGACGAGGACGACCGGATCCTCGGCCTGGAGGTCGGGGCCGACGACTACGTCACCAAGCCGTTCAGCCCGCGGGAGCTGGTCCTGCGGGTCGAGTCCGTGCTGCGCAGGAGCCGGCCGGTGGCCGCCGCGCGCCCGCTCTGCGCGGCCGGTCTCGGTATCGACCCGTCGGCCCGCCGTGCCACCAAGAACGGCGCCGAACTCGCCCTCACCCTGCGCGAGTTCGACCTCCTCGCCTTCTTCCTGCGGCACCCCGGACGGGCGTACGCCCGCGAGGACCTGATGCGCGAGGTGTGGGGCTGGGACTTCGGCGACCTGTCGACGGTCACCGTCCACGTACGCCGGCTGCGCGGCAAGGTCGAGGACGACCCCGCGCGACCCCGTCTGATCCAGACCGTGTGGGGCGTGGGCTACCGCTTCGACGACACGGCGGCGGCGGCCCTGCCCACCGCCGGACCGTCCCACCCCGTGCCCGGGAGAACGCCCGAGGAAGAGGCCCGCTCGTGA
- a CDS encoding sensor histidine kinase, translated as MALFAFLGAAAAGLLGAGALRLLRRRSLTASVAVVAAVAVCAMLAGTLAVAWAMFLSPHDLSVVTTVITMAAVVSLATALLLGRWVVARSRALTLAARSFGDGGDFAAPEGPATAELAALSRELAATSRKLAESRDRERALETSRRELVAWISHDLRTPLAGLRAMSEALEDGVAADPNRYLRQIRTEVERLNDMVGDLFELSRIHAGALALSPSRVSVYDLVGDALAGADPLAREHGVRLVGNRIEQVPVEVDGKEMSRVLGNLLVNAIRRTPADGTVAVAAERSDTGVVLSVTDGCGGIPEEDLPRVFDTGWRGTHARTPPAGAGLGLAIVRGIVEAHRGMAAVHNVPGGCRFEVTLPMAGV; from the coding sequence ATGGCCCTGTTCGCCTTCCTGGGTGCGGCCGCGGCCGGCCTGCTCGGCGCGGGCGCGCTCCGGCTGCTCCGCCGCCGCTCGCTCACCGCCTCCGTCGCGGTCGTCGCCGCCGTGGCCGTCTGCGCGATGCTCGCCGGAACGCTGGCGGTGGCGTGGGCGATGTTCCTGTCCCCGCACGACCTGAGCGTGGTCACGACGGTCATCACCATGGCGGCCGTCGTCTCGCTGGCCACCGCGCTCCTGCTGGGCCGCTGGGTGGTGGCCCGCAGCAGGGCGCTGACGCTGGCCGCCCGTTCCTTCGGCGACGGCGGCGACTTCGCGGCCCCCGAGGGTCCGGCTACCGCCGAACTCGCCGCGCTCAGCCGTGAGTTGGCGGCCACCAGTCGCAAGCTGGCCGAGTCCCGCGACCGCGAGCGTGCCCTGGAGACCTCGCGCCGCGAACTCGTGGCCTGGATCTCGCACGACCTGCGTACCCCGCTCGCCGGACTGCGCGCGATGTCCGAGGCACTGGAGGACGGCGTGGCGGCGGACCCGAACCGCTATCTGCGCCAGATCCGTACGGAGGTCGAACGCCTCAACGACATGGTCGGCGACCTCTTCGAACTCTCCCGGATCCACGCGGGCGCCCTGGCCCTGTCCCCCTCCCGCGTCTCCGTGTACGACCTCGTGGGTGACGCGCTCGCGGGAGCGGATCCGCTGGCCCGCGAACACGGCGTACGTCTGGTCGGGAACCGCATCGAGCAGGTGCCGGTCGAGGTGGACGGCAAGGAGATGAGCCGCGTGCTCGGCAACCTCCTCGTCAACGCCATCCGCCGTACGCCCGCCGACGGCACGGTCGCGGTCGCCGCCGAACGCTCGGACACGGGCGTCGTCCTGTCCGTCACCGACGGCTGCGGAGGTATCCCGGAGGAGGACCTGCCGCGCGTCTTCGACACCGGCTGGCGCGGCACCCACGCCCGTACGCCACCCGCGGGAGCGGGCCTCGGCCTGGCCATCGTCCGGGGCATCGTCGAGGCCCACCGGGGCATGGCCGCCGTCCACAACGTTCCCGGCGGCTGCCGCTTCGAGGTCACCCTCCCGATGGCGGGGGTGTGA